A genomic region of Methanomicrobiales archaeon contains the following coding sequences:
- a CDS encoding transglutaminase domain-containing protein has product MGDDEYRFIVQGTERIVIDGTIYEIENAEHIFVGGKEYILIGNDYYELNRNTEYQIEEYQEGGNLFAKIGKVLLILCIIAVVYHAFTIDFVDSSPKGQISSTSSGASISNTQIAPKVTTSAPTVTAAPDTSIQSRATQVAEAMDYTNPTTRDFALTLIDPSHGGEYNIAQICDMWERIYRDWTYVNDPKGSLYYSPASRTINIGLKGDCDDFAIVTASVVMAIGGSARVVLAYNTDSAGHAYAEVYLGSTKDKVQSAANYICKRYRCTSIAYHTSYKKDGTPMYWLNLDWSAKHPGGPFYKNDGETYVVYPNKYWERVQ; this is encoded by the coding sequence ATGGGAGACGATGAATACAGGTTCATTGTCCAAGGCACTGAGCGGATTGTAATAGACGGAACAATATATGAGATAGAAAATGCCGAGCATATATTTGTTGGAGGAAAGGAATATATCCTTATTGGAAACGACTATTACGAATTAAACCGAAACACAGAGTATCAAATCGAAGAATATCAGGAAGGCGGCAATCTCTTTGCCAAGATTGGTAAAGTTTTACTGATTCTTTGTATTATAGCAGTAGTGTATCATGCCTTTACCATAGACTTCGTCGATTCTTCCCCGAAAGGGCAAATATCTTCTACATCTTCTGGGGCATCTATATCGAATACTCAAATTGCCCCGAAAGTGACTACATCTGCTCCCACGGTGACTGCTGCTCCAGATACCAGTATACAAAGTAGGGCAACCCAAGTTGCTGAAGCGATGGATTACACCAATCCTACAACTCGTGACTTCGCATTGACTCTTATCGATCCGTCACATGGAGGAGAATATAACATCGCTCAAATATGCGACATGTGGGAGAGGATCTACCGTGACTGGACATACGTTAACGATCCCAAAGGGAGTCTGTATTATTCCCCAGCTAGCAGGACAATCAATATAGGATTAAAGGGAGATTGCGACGATTTCGCGATAGTGACAGCATCTGTTGTTATGGCAATAGGCGGTTCGGCACGAGTTGTATTAGCTTATAATACCGATTCGGCTGGGCATGCTTATGCTGAGGTGTATCTTGGCTCAACTAAGGATAAAGTACAATCAGCCGCTAACTACATATGCAAACGATATCGGTGTACCAGTATTGCATATCATACTTCATACAAGAAAGACGGGACTCCAATGTATTGGTTGAACTTAGATTGGAGTGCAAAACATCCTGGAGGGCCGTTCTATAAGAACGATGGCGAAACGTACGTGGTATATCCCAATAAGTATTGGGAGAGGGTACAATGA